A single Fusobacterium sp. JB019 DNA region contains:
- the mutL gene encoding DNA mismatch repair endonuclease MutL, translating into MGLIKILDEKVSNMIAAGEVVENPASMIKELLENSIDAKSTEIIISVKNNNRSVKISDNGKGMSKEDLLLSIERHATSKIYTKEDLSNILTYGFRGEALSSISSVSKIRITTKTIESEQGSVLNALGGKITNIKDISREVGTEIEIKDLFFNTPARLKFLRKTTTEFRAIKEAVILEALANPNISITLINNDVQILKTSGRGMKNTILEIFGRNTLQNIIPFPLGYLGNMSLNRSNKDGIYVFINNRPIKSKIIEEALIDGYYTKLMKGRYPFAILFIEIDPKEIDINVHPSKKIVKFSDEKYIYNLVYENVKNKLLGDVDFIAPTITPENGKKFLNIQDFKKEIIKTEPIKLETNKRNFNYDFNIEEKNKVDLDYENKATNKIFDSSKEKIKNDEIFSKNYFSNNEKTDKLERVSNVKNDYKIIGQFANSFIILERNNVLEIYDQHIIHERILYEKFKNDYKNKSISIQQLLVPVKFSVSAKDKETIENHLELLRDFGFEVDFFGKIDIIIRAVPNIKFLCSIEELFRNIIEDLKNTNLRNSLIEDTIIMSSCKNAIKANQPLNNTEIKILLDQLFLLDEYTCPHGRPILMKLTLNDIEKLFNRK; encoded by the coding sequence ATGGGCTTAATAAAAATTTTAGATGAAAAAGTTTCTAATATGATTGCTGCTGGAGAAGTTGTTGAAAATCCTGCTAGTATGATAAAAGAATTGCTTGAAAATTCAATTGATGCAAAAAGTACTGAAATTATAATCTCAGTTAAAAATAATAATAGATCTGTAAAAATTTCTGATAATGGAAAAGGAATGTCCAAAGAAGACTTACTTCTTTCCATAGAAAGACATGCCACTAGTAAAATCTATACTAAGGAAGATTTATCTAATATTTTAACTTATGGATTTAGAGGGGAGGCTCTTTCTTCGATTTCTTCTGTTTCTAAAATTAGAATAACTACAAAAACTATTGAAAGTGAGCAAGGAAGTGTTTTAAATGCTCTTGGTGGGAAAATAACAAACATTAAAGATATTTCTAGAGAGGTTGGTACTGAAATTGAAATAAAAGATTTGTTTTTTAATACTCCTGCTAGATTAAAATTTCTAAGAAAAACAACTACTGAATTTAGAGCTATAAAAGAAGCTGTTATCTTAGAAGCCTTAGCTAATCCTAATATTTCTATAACTCTAATTAATAATGATGTACAAATTTTAAAAACTAGTGGTAGAGGAATGAAAAATACTATACTTGAAATTTTTGGAAGAAATACATTACAAAACATCATTCCATTTCCTTTAGGATATCTTGGAAATATGTCTCTTAATCGTTCTAATAAAGATGGAATCTATGTATTTATCAATAATAGACCTATTAAATCTAAAATTATAGAAGAAGCTTTAATTGATGGATATTATACTAAATTAATGAAAGGAAGATATCCTTTCGCTATTTTATTTATTGAAATTGATCCTAAAGAAATTGATATTAATGTCCATCCTTCTAAAAAAATTGTAAAATTTTCTGATGAAAAATATATTTATAATCTTGTTTATGAAAATGTTAAAAATAAACTTTTAGGAGATGTTGATTTTATTGCTCCTACAATTACCCCTGAAAATGGAAAAAAATTTTTAAATATTCAGGATTTTAAGAAGGAAATTATTAAAACTGAACCTATTAAATTAGAAACTAATAAAAGAAATTTCAACTATGATTTTAACATTGAAGAGAAAAATAAAGTTGATCTTGATTATGAAAATAAAGCTACAAATAAAATTTTTGATTCATCTAAAGAAAAAATTAAAAATGATGAGATTTTTTCAAAAAATTACTTTTCAAATAATGAAAAAACTGATAAACTAGAAAGAGTTAGTAATGTTAAAAATGATTATAAAATAATTGGACAATTTGCAAATTCTTTCATAATATTAGAACGCAATAATGTCCTTGAAATCTATGATCAGCACATAATTCATGAAAGAATTTTATATGAAAAATTTAAAAATGATTATAAAAATAAAAGTATCTCTATACAACAACTGTTAGTCCCTGTTAAATTTTCTGTTTCAGCTAAAGATAAAGAAACTATTGAAAATCATCTTGAACTTTTAAGAGATTTTGGTTTTGAAGTTGATTTTTTTGGAAAAATTGATATTATTATCCGAGCAGTTCCAAATATAAAATTTCTTTGTAGTATTGAAGAATTATTTAGGAATATTATCGAAGATTTAAAGAATACTAATTTAAGAAATTCCTTAATTGAAGATACTATTATTATGTCTTCTTGTAAAAATGCTATTAAAGCAAATCAACCTTTAAATAATACAGAAATTAAGATATTATTAGACCAATTATTTTTATTAGATGAATATACTTGCCCTCATGGAAGACCTATTTTAATGAAACTAACTCTTAATGATATTGAAAAATTATTTAACAGAAAATAA
- a CDS encoding DUF1934 family protein, which produces MKVNLFIKTTESNNKTTAYEVAAIKKINRYSISYRYIDDSGKTKLEIFSNSILINRLGKIKSSFILRKDSNTSFEYKTDYFSSNLNIFTKKLVIYPDGFDCSYSIFQEKTLVNNISISIREI; this is translated from the coding sequence ATGAAAGTAAACTTATTTATTAAAACTACTGAATCAAATAATAAAACTACAGCTTATGAAGTTGCAGCTATAAAAAAAATTAATAGATATTCTATTTCATATAGATATATCGATGACTCTGGAAAAACAAAATTAGAGATATTCTCTAATTCTATTTTAATTAATCGACTGGGGAAAATTAAAAGTTCTTTTATTTTAAGAAAAGATTCTAATACTTCTTTTGAATATAAAACTGATTATTTTTCTTCCAATTTAAATATTTTTACCAAAAAATTAGTTATCTACCCTGATGGCTTTGATTGTTCTTATTCTATTTTTCAAGAAAAAACATTGGTAAACAATATTTCTATTTCAATACGTGAAATCTAA
- the lysS gene encoding lysine--tRNA ligase, with product MKRYADFIAEDRLLAEQWQKVEEIKELGFAPFGKKYDKQFMIGDILKNEPAAEGEEPKLFKTAGRIMGYRIQGKAGFAHIEDQTGRIQFYARKDAFEDEKFWQLVRKCGVGDIVGITGTLFITRTGEKTLRVKEFTLLSKNVKALPEKFHGLTDVETRYRKRHIDLIMNKEVKETFIKRSQVVNEFRNVLADKGFLEVETPMMHPIVGGAAAKPFITHHNALDMTLYLRIAPELYLKKLVVGGFDRVFEINRCFRNEGISTRHNPEFTTMELYMAYANYEVMMDVTEELIQKSAMRVAGKLEVEYNGKTIDLGNFHRVHMVDMIKDVTGVDFWKEMTFEEAKAIAKEHHVPVAPHMTSIGHIINEFFEEKCEEHVVQPTFIYGHPVEISPLAKKSPEDPRFTERFELFIDAREYANAFSELNDPADQRSRFEAQIEEAELGNDEATPEIDDSFVEALEAGLPPTGGLGIGIDRLVMLLTGSPTIKDVILFPTLKKKD from the coding sequence ATGAAAAGATATGCAGATTTTATAGCAGAAGATCGTCTTCTTGCTGAGCAATGGCAAAAAGTTGAAGAAATTAAAGAATTAGGATTCGCGCCATTTGGAAAGAAATATGACAAACAATTTATGATAGGTGATATATTAAAAAATGAGCCTGCAGCTGAAGGAGAAGAGCCTAAGTTATTTAAAACAGCTGGAAGAATCATGGGATATAGAATTCAAGGAAAGGCTGGTTTTGCTCACATTGAAGATCAAACAGGAAGAATTCAATTTTATGCAAGAAAAGATGCATTTGAAGATGAAAAGTTTTGGCAATTAGTTAGAAAATGTGGAGTAGGAGATATTGTTGGTATCACTGGTACATTATTTATAACTAGAACAGGAGAAAAAACTTTAAGAGTTAAAGAATTTACTTTACTTTCTAAAAACGTTAAAGCTCTACCTGAAAAATTCCACGGATTAACAGATGTAGAAACTAGATACAGAAAAAGACATATTGATTTAATCATGAATAAAGAAGTTAAAGAAACATTTATAAAAAGATCTCAAGTAGTAAATGAATTTAGAAATGTACTTGCAGATAAAGGATTCTTAGAAGTTGAGACTCCTATGATGCATCCAATTGTTGGAGGAGCTGCTGCTAAACCTTTTATTACTCATCATAATGCACTTGATATGACTTTATATTTAAGAATTGCTCCTGAGTTATATCTTAAAAAACTAGTTGTTGGAGGATTTGATAGAGTATTTGAAATAAATAGATGTTTTAGAAATGAAGGAATCTCTACTAGACATAACCCTGAATTTACTACAATGGAACTATATATGGCTTATGCTAACTATGAAGTTATGATGGATGTTACTGAAGAACTAATCCAAAAATCTGCTATGAGAGTTGCAGGAAAATTAGAAGTTGAATATAATGGAAAAACTATTGATTTAGGTAATTTCCATAGAGTTCATATGGTTGATATGATTAAAGATGTTACAGGAGTTGATTTCTGGAAAGAAATGACATTTGAAGAAGCTAAAGCTATAGCTAAAGAACATCATGTACCTGTTGCTCCTCATATGACTTCTATAGGACATATTATCAATGAATTCTTTGAAGAAAAATGTGAAGAACATGTAGTGCAACCAACATTTATCTATGGACATCCTGTTGAGATTTCTCCACTTGCTAAAAAATCTCCAGAAGATCCTAGATTTACAGAAAGATTTGAATTATTTATTGATGCTAGAGAATATGCTAACGCTTTCTCTGAGTTAAATGATCCTGCTGATCAAAGATCAAGATTTGAAGCTCAAATTGAAGAAGCTGAACTTGGAAATGACGAAGCTACTCCAGAAATTGATGATAGTTTTGTTGAAGCTTTAGAAGCTGGCCTTCCACCTACAGGAGGACTTGGTATTGGAATAGATAGACTTGTTATGCTTTTAACTGGAAGCCCTACTATCAAAGATGTTATTTTATTCCCTACTTTAAAAAAGAAAGACTAA
- a CDS encoding tetratricopeptide repeat protein produces MKKFLYLIILTNLFYSCQNLNTVKQPKIIKPSILVQDNFILNNSGINYFLDITKDNIKNKTSRTYLTNNHPEVYLGEYAIIPIDNIDSFSKEIPKVQSYDAFIKDNNFYFRSIYQGFYSFSFIKDNQILKTITINNISRYKISKANLENMISENITIKDLENLENSVTLFKMLFPENSKNKEFSIALLDLAIENSDINIFKKESKYLENNFDLSSLEKIKIINGKTSLLKENIPFTIEYLNFKENSKELNDYIKRAILKKIKPTAQELLFLEACYTKERTLELTNQISSFYKLSNNPTKANYYKSDNSFLLPLPIDSTIVELENLNNSENIKIDSPSEDKANISYKNALNYYKNKSYAEAILAFEKAKLLKTNSSKIEDVNFYLGMSYYNSNNTPKAIDKLKLVDENNSNYPEALYRLGDLNAKQGNKAEAIKLFNQVKNLFPKTIWGRKSSIYLLKIN; encoded by the coding sequence ATGAAAAAATTCTTATATTTAATAATTTTAACTAACTTGTTTTATAGTTGCCAAAATTTAAATACTGTAAAGCAACCTAAAATTATTAAACCAAGTATACTTGTTCAAGATAACTTCATACTTAATAATTCTGGAATTAACTATTTTTTAGATATTACCAAAGATAATATTAAAAATAAAACTTCTAGAACATATTTAACAAATAATCACCCTGAAGTTTATTTAGGAGAATATGCTATTATTCCGATAGATAATATAGATTCTTTTTCAAAAGAAATACCTAAAGTACAATCTTATGACGCTTTCATAAAAGATAATAATTTTTATTTTAGAAGTATATATCAAGGATTTTACTCATTTTCTTTCATAAAAGATAATCAAATATTAAAAACTATTACTATTAATAATATCTCACGTTATAAAATATCAAAAGCTAATTTAGAAAATATGATTTCTGAAAATATTACTATTAAAGACTTGGAAAATTTAGAAAATAGTGTTACACTATTTAAAATGCTTTTTCCAGAAAATTCAAAAAATAAAGAATTTTCTATAGCCTTACTAGATTTAGCTATAGAGAACTCTGATATTAATATTTTTAAGAAAGAAAGTAAATATTTAGAAAATAACTTTGATCTTAGTTCTCTTGAAAAAATTAAAATTATTAATGGAAAGACTTCTTTATTAAAAGAAAATATTCCATTTACTATTGAATATTTAAATTTCAAAGAAAATTCAAAAGAATTAAATGACTATATAAAAAGAGCAATTTTGAAAAAAATTAAACCAACAGCTCAAGAATTATTATTTCTTGAAGCTTGTTACACTAAAGAAAGAACTTTAGAACTTACTAACCAAATAAGTTCTTTTTATAAACTTTCAAATAATCCTACTAAGGCAAATTATTATAAAAGTGACAATTCTTTTTTATTACCTTTGCCTATAGATAGTACTATTGTTGAACTTGAAAATTTAAATAATTCTGAAAATATTAAGATTGATTCACCGTCTGAAGATAAGGCTAACATTTCATATAAAAATGCTTTAAATTATTATAAAAATAAAAGTTATGCTGAAGCTATTTTAGCTTTTGAAAAAGCTAAACTTTTAAAAACAAATTCAAGTAAAATTGAAGATGTTAATTTTTATTTAGGAATGTCTTACTACAACTCAAACAATACACCAAAAGCTATTGATAAACTAAAACTAGTTGATGAAAACAACTCAAATTATCCTGAAGCTTTATATAGACTTGGTGATTTAAATGCTAAGCAAGGAAATAAAGCTGAAGCTATTAAATTATTTAACCAAGTTAAGAATCTTTTCCCAAAAACTATTTGGGGAAGAAAAAGTAGCATATATTTATTAAAAATAAACTAA
- the rlmH gene encoding 23S rRNA (pseudouridine(1915)-N(3))-methyltransferase RlmH: MNINIVCVGKIKDKYISDGIKEFSKRMQSFGKFSIIELKEFGNDSDRASSIKKECKNILEVLDKKRGYNVLLDIQGKNFSSEEMSKKIEAICINGYSTINFIIGGSYGVSDEIRKASHLLLSFSKMTFPHQLMRLILSEQIYRWFSIINNIKYHK; encoded by the coding sequence TTGAATATAAATATAGTATGTGTAGGGAAAATTAAAGATAAGTATATCAGTGATGGAATTAAAGAATTTTCCAAAAGAATGCAAAGTTTTGGAAAATTTTCCATAATAGAATTAAAGGAATTTGGAAATGATTCTGATAGAGCATCTTCAATAAAAAAAGAATGTAAAAATATTTTAGAAGTTCTTGATAAAAAAAGAGGATATAATGTTTTATTAGATATCCAAGGTAAAAATTTTTCATCTGAAGAAATGTCTAAAAAAATTGAAGCTATTTGTATAAATGGATATAGCACTATTAACTTTATTATTGGAGGATCTTATGGAGTTTCAGATGAGATTAGAAAAGCTTCTCATCTTTTACTTAGTTTTTCTAAAATGACTTTTCCTCATCAATTAATGAGACTTATTCTTTCGGAACAAATTTACAGATGGTTTAGCATTATAAACAACATTAAATATCACAAATAA
- a CDS encoding DUF3955 domain-containing protein gives MFKNYISSYILIFLAFCCNIAYKLIGSSVDKEGFLKEPFFLIPIGYFLFFLSILFFLITTLKKIKSKFRKNKHKLN, from the coding sequence ATGTTTAAAAATTATATTTCATCTTATATTCTAATTTTTCTTGCATTTTGTTGCAACATAGCTTATAAATTAATCGGATCTAGCGTTGATAAAGAAGGCTTTCTTAAGGAACCTTTTTTTCTTATTCCAATTGGGTACTTTTTATTTTTCTTATCCATATTATTTTTCTTAATAACTACATTAAAAAAAATTAAAAGTAAATTTAGAAAAAACAAACATAAACTTAATTAA